A DNA window from Coffea arabica cultivar ET-39 chromosome 6c, Coffea Arabica ET-39 HiFi, whole genome shotgun sequence contains the following coding sequences:
- the LOC140008330 gene encoding iridoid oxidase-like gives MESRTLKSLLVNPVGVAVSSGLLLVVLFAFSLIKRRFGSPDKRRPPGPLGWPIFGNMFELGELPHQTMYRWKNKYGPVMWLQLGSINTMVVQNATAAAELFKKHDVPFADRKVPDTLTAFDFNQGTLGMNTFGGHWRVLRRLCSMEFLVNKRMNETTDLRNRLERNMVAWIEDEHRTSKAQGGDGKVQLSRLLFLMAFNLVGNLMLSKDLLDNRNPESREFFESMNEILSLAGTPNISDFLPFLKKLDPLGMKRRMIAHMTRTFRISSRFVQERLDNRKAGKFNEKKDFLDVLLEYQGDGKDGPATFSEKHINDVIMEMFFAGSETTSISIEWGFAELLRHPHAFQKLREEIDRVVGVDRLVQESDMESLPYLQAVVKETFRLHPALPLLLPRNTMEDTKYLGYLIPKRTQVYVNAWAIGRDPAYWDDPLTFKPERFLNSSVEYKGQHFELIPFGSGRRICIGFPLAHRVVHLTLATLVQAFDWDLGAGVKPEDIDIDEKLGLTLRKKNPLKLIPKKRLRV, from the exons ATGGAGTCCCGGACTCTGAAGTCACTGCTAGTAAATCCGGTGGGCGTTGCCGTCTCCAGTGGTCTTCTTCTTGTGGTGCTCTTCGCCTTTAGCTTAATCAAACGGAGGTTCGGTAGTCCTGATAAGAGGAGGCCACCAGGTCCACTGGGATGGCCAATTTTCGGAAACATGTTCGAGCTTGGGGAGCTGCCGCACCAAACGATGTACAGGTGGAAAAACAAGTACGGACCCGTGATGTGGCTGCAGCTGGGATCGATCAACACCATGGTCGTCCAAAATGCTACAGCCGCAGCCGAACTATTCAAGAAGCACGACGTCCCATTTGCTGACCGCAAGGTGCCCGATACCCTCACGGCCTTCGACTTCAACCAAGGCACCTTGGGGATGAACACCTTTGGCGGGCACTGGCGGGTGCTCAGACGCCTCTGCTCCATGGAGTTTCTGGTGAACAAGAGGATGAACGAGACCACTGACCTGAGGAACAGACTCGAGAGAAACATGGTAGCCTGGATTGAGGACGAGCATAGGACCTCCAAGGCTCAGGGGGGAGACGGCAAGGTGCAGCTCAGCCGCTTGCTTTTTCTCATGGCGTTCAACCTGGTGGGCAACCTCATGCTGTCCAAGGATTTGTTGGACAACAGAAATCCCGAAAGTCGGGAGTTCTTTGAATCCATGAACGAGATCCTGTCCTTGGCCGGGACTCCTAACATTTCAGATTTTCTACCATTCTTGAAAAAGCTTGACCCATTGGGGATGAAGCGGAGAATGATAGCCCACATGACAAGAACCTTCAGGATTTCTTCCAGATTTGTCCAGGAAAGGCTTGACAACAGAAAAGCCGGCAAGTTCAACGAGAAGAAAGACTTCTTGGATGTCCTGTTGGAGTACCAGGGGGATGGTAAAGATGGTCCTGCTACATTCTCGGAGAAGCATATCAACGATGTTATCATG GAAATGTTTTTTGCGGGTTCAGAAACTACAAGCATCAGCATAGAATGGGGTTTCGCAGAGTTGCTTCGCCACCCTCACGCGTTCCAAAAGCTCAGGGAGGAGATTGATAGAGTTGTGGGAGTAGACAGATTGGTGCAGGAGAGTGACATGGAGAGCCTGCCGTATTTGCAGGCCGTCGTGAAAGAAACCTTCAGACTGCACCCTGCACTGCCTCTGCTCCTACCAAGAAATACCATGGAAGACACCAAGTACCTGGGATATCTGATTCCCAAACGCACGCAAGTCTACGTGAACGCTTGGGCAATAGGAAGGGATCCAGCATACTGGGATGACCCCTTGACCTTCAAGCCTGAGAGGTTCCTGAATTCCAGTGTTGAATACAAAGGGCAGCATTTTGAGCTGATACCGTTTGGATCTGGAAGGAGAATCTGCATCGGTTTTCCTTTGGCCCACCGCGTGGTTCACCTCACTTTGGCCACTTTGGTGCAAGCCTTTGACTGGGATCTGGGAGCTGGTGTCAAACCTGAAGACATTGACATAGACGAGAAGCTGGGATTGACGCTGAGGAAGAAGAATCCTCTCAAACTAATTCCAAAGAAGCGTCTCCGCGTTTGA